The Candidatus Peribacteria bacterium region ATCCTGTTTGGATATGCAGGAAACTTTGATACGGCTCTCTGGAGAAGCGGTGCTGCAACATTGTCTACCAATGGAACATTCTCCGGTGTCACGCTCTATGCAAACTCTGCGATCCGCTCTTCTGGTTCGATTGTTGCAGAAGGTGCGATCTCTGGATCTTCTTTGTACGCAGGAACCAGTATCCGTGGTGCAGGCCTGACGGATTGTGACACCTCTGCAACGAGCAAGCTTCTGTGGGATGCAACAACCGGACGCTTCAGCTGTGGCACAGACCAGGCTGGTGGCAGCTTCTCGACGGGCAATGTGCTCACGATTGGAAACGCCAAGTACGTCAGCAAGCAGGGTGATACGATGACAGGAGCGTTGGTGATCAATATGCAGGGTGGCACCATGAATACGGTTGGCCTTAATGTTATGAATACAATCTCCGGCGCAATCATTCATGCGGAAAAGAGCCTTACTTCTTCAGGAACCCTTGCAGTCGAAGGAGCAGCAACGGTTGGTGGCATGCTGCATGTACTCCAAAGTAACGGCGAAATCCGGCTGGATACAGGGGGAGCGGGAAACACGTCCACTCTCTCGTTCTATGACGGTTCACAGCGTGCAACTATTTCGAATAATCAGGCGACATTTACTTTCGCGATTTCTACGCAAAACACACTCTTAATCAATTCAAGCGATTATATCGCCATGTCCGCTCCGAACTATGTGAATATCAATAACATTGCCACATTTACGACAGCCGGCTTGGGTCTTGGAACTGCAACACCCGATACGCCGCTAGAAGTGATTGGCACAATCTCCGGATCGACGGTGTATGCAGCCAATGCACTCCGCTCGTCTGGCAGCATTACCGCAGAAGGTGCGATCTCTGGATCTTCTTTGTATGCAGGAACAAGTATCCGTGGAGCAGGTTTAAGTGATTGTGACACCTCTGCAACGAGCAAACTTCTGTGGGATGCAACAACCGGACGCTTCAGCTGTGGAACTGATGCTGCTGGTGGTGGCTTCTCTACGGGAAACGTGCTGACGATTGGCAATGCGAAATATGTCTCAAAGCAGGGTGATACGATGACAGGAGCGTTGGTGATCAATATGCAGGGTGGATCACTTGGAAGTATTGGTCTCAGAGTATTGAATACATTGAGCGGTGCCATCATCCATGCAGAGAAAGAACTCACTTCTTCCGGAACATTGATGGTGAAGCAGACGGGAACAACGCGTGGATCGGGAGCGCTGACAGCAGTAAACACGACACGCTACGGAACAGGAGCATATATCACAGCATCTGGATCTGTCCTTGTGCTCAATACAGCATCAACCACATCCCGTCATATCCTGTTTGGATATGCAGGAAACTTTGATACGGCTCTCTGGAGAAGCGGTGCTGCAACATTGTCTACCAATGGAACATTCTCCGGTGTCACACTCTACGCAAACTCTGCTATCCGTTCCTCTGGTTCGGTTGTTGCAGAAGGAGCCATCAGTGGATCAAGTCTCTACGCAGGAACATCCATCAGCGGAGCAGGTTTAAGTGATTGTGACACCTCTGCAACGAGCAAGCTTCTGTGGGATGCAACAACGGGAAGATTCAGCTGTGGCACAGATTCCTCCGGAAGCTTCTCCACAGGAAACGTCCTGACGCTCGGCAATGCTCGCTACGTTGAACTGAAGGGCGACAGTATGACTGGATCATTGCAGACACCGAGCATCAACCTGTCGGGCGTCCTGCTGACCAATCTCAATGGATTTAACGAAGCACTCAATCTGAACAATGCAGGACTTGCAACCTATGGCGTCACTCGTTTGCAGGCGAATGGAAACCTCACCAATATCGGCTCCGTCCAGTCAGGTGAAATCCATGCAACAATGGGGGGAACGTTTGCAGCGAAAGTGGACTACACCGTAGGAAACAGTCCATTCTCCGTTGCCATGGGAGATCTGAACGGAGATGGCGTACAGGATTTGGTGGCGTCAAACTACAGCAACAATTCTGTTTCTGTCCTGCTCAATAATGGAAATGGAACATTTGCAACAAAGGCAGACTATGCAACGGGATCCAGTCCGTACTTTGTGACCGTGGGCGATCTGAATGGAGATGGAAAATTGGATATCGTCACGCCAAACAATGGAACCACTACGATCTCTGTCCTGCTCAATAATGGAAATGGAACGTTTGGGGCGAAAGTGGACTACACAACAGGATCGAGTCCAAAAGCTGTTGCCATCGGTGATCTGAATGGTGATGGCAAAGCAGACTTGGCGGTAGCAAACAGCAGTTCTGCCCTCTCTATATTCATGAATAAAGGAAACGGCACGTTTGCAGCAAAAGTGGACTACACAACAGGATCAACCCCATTCTCTGTTGCCATCGGTGATCTGAATGGTGACGGAAGACTGGATGTGGTCACGGCCAACAATGGCACCACCACAGTTTCAGCATTCTTAAATAAAGGAGACGGCACGTTTGCAATAAAGGCAGATTACACCGTGGGGGGCAGCCCATATTCTGTTGCGATCGGCGATCTGAACGGTGATGGAAAAGCAGATTTGGCGACAGCAAATGGCGGCACCAGTGCATCAGTCTTGATAAATAATGGAAATGGCACCTTTGCCACGAAGGTAGATTATACAACGGGAAGCTTGCCATACTCTATTGCTATTGGTGACATCAATGGTGATGGCAAGGCAGACCTGGGAGTGGCAAACTACACCAGCAACACTATTTCCACCCTCCAAAACAGAGGGAACGGAACATTTGCAACGAAAGTAGACTATGCCGCAGGAGCCAATCCTGCCTCCATTGCCATCGGCGATCTGAATGGTGATGGTAAAGCAGATTTGGCGACAGCAAATGGTGGCACTACTACTGTCTCCGTCTTCCTGAACAACACCAAAACCATCCTCTATGCATCCAGTGGAACAGGTGGAACAGTCGGTATCGGCACCTCCACTCCGGGTGCGAAGCTTGCAGTGTCCGGCTCGGTGCTCATTGGCAATAACATTACAAATAGAGCAACGAAGACAAACGTCGGACTGGAAGTGATTGGTACCATCTCCGGTGCCATCGTGACCGCAAACACACTGCGCTCCAGCGGATCGATTGTGGCTGAAGGAACCATCAGTGGTGCAAACCTCTATATAGGAACTTCAATCCGTGGAGCAGGACTGGTGAATGACTGTGATACCGCATCGACCAGCAAACTCCTCTGGGACTCTACAACCGGACGCTTCAGCTGTGGAACGGATACAGCCGGAGGAGGCTTCTCTACCGGTAACGTCATCACGATCGGCAACGCCAACTACGTGAAAAAGGCGGGAGATACCATGACAGGAACACTCGTCATCGATATCAAGAACGGCACTCTGGGATCACTCGGACTGCGTGTCCTGAACACCCTCTCCGGCGCCATCATCCATGCAGAGAAAGAGCTGACCTCTTCCGGAACATTGATGGTGAAGCAGACGGGAACAACACGTGGATCAGGAGCGCTGACAGCAGTAAACACGACACGCTACGGAACAGGGTCATACATGGCAGCATCCGGTGCCATTCTTGTCCTGGATAGTACGGCGGGTGGCGCGGGCAACAGCAAGTCCCCGCATATTCTGTTTGGCTACAAGGGTACCTTCGATGTCTCCCTTGCCCGCACTGCAGCAAACACACTGTCTCTGACAGGATCCTTCCTGCCAGGTTCCACCAACCGTTACGACCTTGGTTCTTCTACTATGCGTTGGAGAGATCTGTATCTGTCCGGCTCCAGCCTGCACATTGGAACAAACGGCAATGAGGCAACCGTAGGCTACAACACGGCAGGAAGTTACTTCACAGTGGGAACCAGTAGTCAGACCAATGCCTTCACCATCCTGAACTCCAATGGATTTGTAGGTATTGGAACAAACAATGCCGATACGAAACTCGAGGTCATTGGCACCATCAGCGGTTCCACCGTCTATGCAGCAAATGCTCTCCGCTCATCCGGAAGTATGACCGCAGAAGGCGCGATCAGTGGATCAAGTCTCTACGCAGGAACATCGATCAGCGGAGCAGGACTCAGTGATTGTGATACAGGTGCAACCAGTAAGCTGCTGTGGGATGCAACCACCGGACGCTTCTCCTGTGGCACAGATCAGACAGGAACAAGCAGTTCCTTCTCCACTGGAAATGTGCTGACGATTGGCAATGCGAAATATGTGAGCAAGCAGGGTGACACAATGACGGGGGCTCTCGTCATTAATATCCAGGGTGGTTCACTCGGAAGTATGGGCCTGAGAGTGATAAATACCCTCTCCGGTGCCATCATCCACGCAGAGAAAGAACTCACCTCTTCCGGAACATTAATGGTGAAGCAGACGGGAACAACGCGTGGATCGGGAGCGCTGACAGCAGTAAACACGACACGCTACGGAACAGGGTCATACATGGCAGCATCCGGTGCCATTCTTGTCCTGGATAGTACGGCAGGTGGCATCGGCAGCAGCAAGTCTCCGCATATTCTGTTTGGGTATAAGGGAAACTTTGATATCGCTCTCTGGAGAAGTGCTGCGAATGTGCTCTCAACCAATGGAACATTCTCCGGATCCGTTCTCCGCGCAGACAGATTGCTGACATCCTCGGGATCGCTCGCGGTAGAATCTGGTGCATACATTGGGGGCGATGTGCGCTTCGATGCTGCAAGAAATCACGTCATCAGCGTACAGGGCACAACAGGGACCACAGGAAAAGGACTGAGCATTGTTGCAGGAGACGCTGCGATATTGGGAGGCGCGCTGGTCCTGCAGGGTGGAACAAACGGAACAAACCGCGCTGCTATTACCCTGAACGGCACAGGAGATCTTGGCGGTGATATTAGTGTCATTGCAGGTCATGCAAGCAACACCGCCGAGCAGGGGGGAAACCTGACACTGTCCGCCGGAAACGGAGGAAACAATCCGGGATATGTTGTGATTGCAGGTGGAGCAAATTCATTCACGGGAGCAGGAGGATCTGTCTACATCTACGGAGGAGACGGGGTATCTGCCGGCTCGGGAAACGTAATGCTTGGCATGACCAGTGCAGGTGTTGCTGCAGGAAACGTTGGTATCAGAACACTCAATCCGGGGACCGCGCTGGAAGTGAATGGTACAATCTCTGGTTCTATTCTCTTTGCAAACTCTGCTCTCCGCTCCTCCGGAAGCATTACGGCAGAAGGAACAATCAGCGGAGCAAATCTGTACGTAGGCACATCCATTCAGGGTGCAGGTCTGACGGATTGTGACACTGGTGCAACAAGCAAACTCCTCTGGGATACAACAACAGGTCGCTTCTCCTGTGGAACAGACCAGACAGGAGGTGGCAGCTCCAGTTTCTCTACAGGAAATGTCCTGACGATCGGCTCTGCAAAATACGTGAGCAAGCAGGGTGATACGATGACCGGTGCCCTGCAGGTACCGGAAATCAGAGGAAATGATGCAACGGCAATCAATACACGAGGAACCAACCTGGTTGTAGCCGGTGGTCGCGCGCAGGGTTCTGCAAGCGGCGGAGATATCCTCTTCAAAACCGCACCTACCAATACTGCAAGTGCTGCTGTTGCTGCCAACTTTGTTGCTGCCAACACCGAATACCTTTCCATTGGAGACAACGCCGATCTCTCGTTCGGTGACGAAGATTTCTCCATTGCGGGCTGGGTGTATTTCAATAGTCTGACAGGTGGCGGATCATTCGGAACGATTGTCGGCAAATACAATACAGGAGCAAACGAACGTGAATATTCCGTGTACCTGCCATCCGGTACCAACAAACTGCGCTTTGTTGTCACAAACAATGGATCCGTCGCGAACGGCATCCTCGATTCCACCGTCAGCGTCACCACGGGCACATGGTACTTCGTCTATGCTGAACATGATTCCGTAAACAATGAGCTTGTGCTTAAAGTAAACGACAACACGGCTGACACCCTTTCCTACAGCCTGGGAGGACGTGATGGTGCATCGACCTTCGCACTGGGAAACATGGTAGGTCTGTCCAGCGCGCAACTCGATGGACGCTTGGATGAAATAGCTATCTATAACAGAGTGCTTACCCCCACTGAACTTACATACCTTTACAACGGTGGAGCAGGACGCGTGTACGGAGGAATCGGTATCCCTGCAACAGATGGCTCTGATCTCACCACTTCCCTTATTTCCTGGTGGGATCTGGACGAGACATCTGGCAGCAGAGCAGACAGCCACGGATCCAACACCCTGACAGACAACAACACCGTTACAAGCGCAGCCGGTAATGTCTCAGCCAGCTCATCCGATCTGAATACACTGGTCAGCCGCATGGTTATCACGAGCTCCGGAGCTGTAGGAATCGGCACCATCACCCCGGGTTCCACCCTTGCGGTATCGGGCGCCACTATCATCAACGGAAAGGGCACCGCAAACACCAGGGCAAAAGCAGGTCTTGCTCTTGAAGTCATTGGTACCATCAGCGGTTCTACGGTCTATGCAGCGAGCGCTCTGCGTTCATCTGGATCCATTACCGCAGAAGGAACAATCTCCGGAGCCAGCCTCTACATCGGAGGATCCATGAGAGGGGCAGGCCTTGTCTCCGACTGTGACACCGCATCCACAAGCAAACTCCTCTGGGACTCTACAACCGGACGCTTCAGTTGTGGCACAGATTCCTCCAGTAGTTTCTCCACAGGAAACGTCCTCACCCTGGGTGGCGCCCGCTACGTGGAACTGAAGGGTGACAGCATGACGGGCTCACTCCAGACTCCGAGCGTTAACTTGTCCGGCGTGCTGCTGACCAGTCTCAATGGACATAACCAGGTTCTCAACTTGAACAATGCAGGACTGGCGACCTACGGCGTCACGCGCATGAGTGCAGATGGCAACCTCAACAATATCGGATCCATCCAATCCGGAGAAATCCATGCGACTACAAATGCCTCCTTTGGCACCGCGGTAACCTATACTGTGGGAAGCGGCCCGCGCGGTTCAGCCATCGGAGATTTTAACGGAGACGGAAGAGGAGATGTGGTTGTGACCAATGCCTCCACCACAACCATCTCCGTGCTCCTGAATACAGGCTCGGGCAAGCTTGCGGCAAAAACAGATTATACAGTCGGAAACTTCCCCTATGTGGTCGTTATTGGAGATTTGAACGGAGACGGCAAGCAGGACCTTGCAACCGCAAACAGCGGAGGAAACACCATGTCTGTGCTCCTGAATACAGGAAGTGGTAAATTTGCAACACACACAACCTACGCAACCGGCACTGCCCCGCGCGGCCTTGTCATTGCAGATTTCAACAGAGACGGAAAGCCGGATCTGGTAACAGCAAACTACTCATCTAATACCATTTCCGTCTTTATAAACAAAGGAAACGGAACATTTGCAACAAAGGCGGATTACGCCGCAGGGTCCGGCCCATTCGGTATGACAACCGGTGACTATAATGGAGACGGACATGCGGACGTCGCAGTTGCAAACAGTAGCACTACCACCATGTCTGTCCTTATGAACGACGGAGACGGAACATTTGGAACAAAAGTCGATTACATAACTGGCACCACTCCGCTCAACCCTACAACAGCTGACTTTGATGGCGACGGAAAGGCGGACCTTGCAGTTGTGAACAACGGAAGTACAACGGTCTCTGTCTTCATTAACTCCGGCACGGGAAGTTTCAGGCCAAAGGTCGACTACGCCACGGGAGCGGGTCCAAACACAGTAACATCCGGAGATCTTAATGGAGACGGAAAACCAGATATGGCGGTCAGCAACTTCAGCACAACAACCGTGTCCATTTATATCAATAATGGAAACGGAACATTCGCCACACAAGTTCCCTATACAGCCGGATCAAACCCTCTCGTAGTTTCGATGGCCGATATGAACGGCGACGGAAAGGCGGATCTTGTCATGCCACTCTGGAGCAATAGTGCAGTCGCTGTCTTGTTCAATAGAACAAGCACCCTCCTCTACGCGTCTGCAGGAACGGGTGGATACGTGAGCATTGGCACCCCGCACATGAAGGCCAAACTCACTGTCAGCAATACGAATAATGGTGTCATGACCGGTGCCTACATCTACTCGTCCGGTGCCGTCCTCGCTCTGGATGCCCGCACCCTCTCCGGCGCCAAGACCCCGCATCTCCTCTTCGGTTACCGCGGCGCCTTCGACACACGCATCACCCGTACATCCACAGGATCCCTCACCTTTGCATCCAACACGGGAGTTCTTCTCACTCTGAACACCGAAAGAGCAGATGCCACCGGTAACGTCTTCCAGATCATCTCCGATGCAACCACCTCCTTCGGTGGACCAGACGAAAACAAAGTCTTCCGCATCCAGGCCAACGGTGCCACCTTCGCAGACGGTGCCTACACCTCAAACGGCGCCGACTACGCCGAGTGGTTCTACTCCGGCAACGAGAAACTCAAATCCGGTGAAGTCGTCTGTATCGATATCACCAAGAACAACACTGTGAAGCGTTGTCTCAACGAAGCAGACAGCAATGTCATGGGTATCGTCTCCACGAACCCCGCCTTCATTGGTAACGGCATCACCGGTGCAGACGGCATCATCCCTCCGGGATATGCCTTAATCGGTCTCATCGGACAGGTGCCGACCAAAGTGATTGTCTCCGGTACTGGTTCCATCCGTCCGGGTGACGCTCTCACACCTGCCTCCACTCCAGGCTACGCTCGCAAGGCGATGCCGGGTGAATCGACAGTCGGTGTCGCGCTCGAAGGTATTGCATCCGGCGAAGGCGTCATCAACGTCCTCATCTCCCGCAGAAACTCTTCCATGACCGTGGATGCCGTCGGACAGAAGGTGCTTGATACCATCGCTTCCATGAAGATCGGTGATGAAGTGCAGCTGATGGTTGCATCCAGTCTCGAAAACCTGAATGTCGATTCCCAGATCCAGGAAGAAGTGCAGAAGCAGGTCTCCGGCATCAAGTCCTATGATGCAGATATTCTTTCTCTTCAGACAGAGCTGGATGACCTGAAGAACCAGCTTGCTCTCATCAAGAGTCAGACAGGCTCCACCACCACAGTTATCACCACCACAGGTTCTGCGCTCGCTGCAGATCTCACGGCTGCCACACTCGTCCTCGAGCAGACACTGGCAACCGGAGGGGATGCCAGAATCGGTGGCGATCTCCACCTGGATGGCACATTGATGGCAAGTAGTCTCTTCGTTCCAAATGGCCTCTCCATTGATGGAGGTGCAACCATTACAGGCACCCTTGCAGCAACCACCATCCACAGCACATCCGGTGCAACCATCGACGGAACACTGACCGTGAATGGAGACATCCGAATCAGCAG contains the following coding sequences:
- a CDS encoding FG-GAP-like repeat-containing protein, whose protein sequence is MMHSFLRHRQRMCIRLKRSIAAVTLMTMLTQMSGLTQLSAFSSALAIPKAEAATGIFPAINYQGRITGINGTSVANGKYNVRFKIYTAAIGGSPVWSETWDTTTQQVTMTGGLFSVPLGTHVTMTGSVNFNTDNIYLQIEFDDDNNNTYTEIFTPRRRFGSVPYAHNANMLDGLDSTKFVRKDQPETLSGTLTIKPNVSSVLALKAIGTLSGTAIHADQDLSASGNIIAEGTISGSSLYAGTSIRGGGLTDCDAASSRLLWDATTGRFSCGTISPSFSTGNVLTIGNAKYVSKQGDTMTGALVINIQSGSLGSMGLRVINTLSGAIIHAEKELTSSGTLMVKQTGTVRGSGALTVVNTTTTGTGAYMAANDAVLALNSTANTVAASKHILFGYKGTFDTTLWRSAANVLSTNGTFSGASLYADNTIRGAGLADCDDGVASKLLWDATSGRFSCGTDQSGSSGLSQAAGDARYVKKSGDTMTGVLVIQNGNTHTPTGTALLNVRGTISGTTLYANSALRSSGSITAEGAISGSSLYAGTSIRGAGLSDCDTASSALQWDATTGRFSCGTITGSSFSTGNVLTIGNAKYVSKQGDTMTGALVINVQGGTLGTIGLKVLNTLSGAIIHAEKELTSSGTLMVKQTGTTRGSGALTAVNTTRYGTGAYITSSGSVLVLNTASTTSRHILFGYAGNFDTALWRSGAATLSTNGTFSGVTLYANSAIRSSGSIVAEGAISGSSLYAGTSIRGAGLTDCDTSATSKLLWDATTGRFSCGTDQAGGSFSTGNVLTIGNAKYVSKQGDTMTGALVINMQGGTMNTVGLNVMNTISGAIIHAEKSLTSSGTLAVEGAATVGGMLHVLQSNGEIRLDTGGAGNTSTLSFYDGSQRATISNNQATFTFAISTQNTLLINSSDYIAMSAPNYVNINNIATFTTAGLGLGTATPDTPLEVIGTISGSTVYAANALRSSGSITAEGAISGSSLYAGTSIRGAGLSDCDTSATSKLLWDATTGRFSCGTDAAGGGFSTGNVLTIGNAKYVSKQGDTMTGALVINMQGGSLGSIGLRVLNTLSGAIIHAEKELTSSGTLMVKQTGTTRGSGALTAVNTTRYGTGAYITASGSVLVLNTASTTSRHILFGYAGNFDTALWRSGAATLSTNGTFSGVTLYANSAIRSSGSVVAEGAISGSSLYAGTSISGAGLSDCDTSATSKLLWDATTGRFSCGTDSSGSFSTGNVLTLGNARYVELKGDSMTGSLQTPSINLSGVLLTNLNGFNEALNLNNAGLATYGVTRLQANGNLTNIGSVQSGEIHATMGGTFAAKVDYTVGNSPFSVAMGDLNGDGVQDLVASNYSNNSVSVLLNNGNGTFATKADYATGSSPYFVTVGDLNGDGKLDIVTPNNGTTTISVLLNNGNGTFGAKVDYTTGSSPKAVAIGDLNGDGKADLAVANSSSALSIFMNKGNGTFAAKVDYTTGSTPFSVAIGDLNGDGRLDVVTANNGTTTVSAFLNKGDGTFAIKADYTVGGSPYSVAIGDLNGDGKADLATANGGTSASVLINNGNGTFATKVDYTTGSLPYSIAIGDINGDGKADLGVANYTSNTISTLQNRGNGTFATKVDYAAGANPASIAIGDLNGDGKADLATANGGTTTVSVFLNNTKTILYASSGTGGTVGIGTSTPGAKLAVSGSVLIGNNITNRATKTNVGLEVIGTISGAIVTANTLRSSGSIVAEGTISGANLYIGTSIRGAGLVNDCDTASTSKLLWDSTTGRFSCGTDTAGGGFSTGNVITIGNANYVKKAGDTMTGTLVIDIKNGTLGSLGLRVLNTLSGAIIHAEKELTSSGTLMVKQTGTTRGSGALTAVNTTRYGTGSYMAASGAILVLDSTAGGAGNSKSPHILFGYKGTFDVSLARTAANTLSLTGSFLPGSTNRYDLGSSTMRWRDLYLSGSSLHIGTNGNEATVGYNTAGSYFTVGTSSQTNAFTILNSNGFVGIGTNNADTKLEVIGTISGSTVYAANALRSSGSMTAEGAISGSSLYAGTSISGAGLSDCDTGATSKLLWDATTGRFSCGTDQTGTSSSFSTGNVLTIGNAKYVSKQGDTMTGALVINIQGGSLGSMGLRVINTLSGAIIHAEKELTSSGTLMVKQTGTTRGSGALTAVNTTRYGTGSYMAASGAILVLDSTAGGIGSSKSPHILFGYKGNFDIALWRSAANVLSTNGTFSGSVLRADRLLTSSGSLAVESGAYIGGDVRFDAARNHVISVQGTTGTTGKGLSIVAGDAAILGGALVLQGGTNGTNRAAITLNGTGDLGGDISVIAGHASNTAEQGGNLTLSAGNGGNNPGYVVIAGGANSFTGAGGSVYIYGGDGVSAGSGNVMLGMTSAGVAAGNVGIRTLNPGTALEVNGTISGSILFANSALRSSGSITAEGTISGANLYVGTSIQGAGLTDCDTGATSKLLWDTTTGRFSCGTDQTGGGSSSFSTGNVLTIGSAKYVSKQGDTMTGALQVPEIRGNDATAINTRGTNLVVAGGRAQGSASGGDILFKTAPTNTASAAVAANFVAANTEYLSIGDNADLSFGDEDFSIAGWVYFNSLTGGGSFGTIVGKYNTGANEREYSVYLPSGTNKLRFVVTNNGSVANGILDSTVSVTTGTWYFVYAEHDSVNNELVLKVNDNTADTLSYSLGGRDGASTFALGNMVGLSSAQLDGRLDEIAIYNRVLTPTELTYLYNGGAGRVYGGIGIPATDGSDLTTSLISWWDLDETSGSRADSHGSNTLTDNNTVTSAAGNVSASSSDLNTLVSRMVITSSGAVGIGTITPGSTLAVSGATIINGKGTANTRAKAGLALEVIGTISGSTVYAASALRSSGSITAEGTISGASLYIGGSMRGAGLVSDCDTASTSKLLWDSTTGRFSCGTDSSSSFSTGNVLTLGGARYVELKGDSMTGSLQTPSVNLSGVLLTSLNGHNQVLNLNNAGLATYGVTRMSADGNLNNIGSIQSGEIHATTNASFGTAVTYTVGSGPRGSAIGDFNGDGRGDVVVTNASTTTISVLLNTGSGKLAAKTDYTVGNFPYVVVIGDLNGDGKQDLATANSGGNTMSVLLNTGSGKFATHTTYATGTAPRGLVIADFNRDGKPDLVTANYSSNTISVFINKGNGTFATKADYAAGSGPFGMTTGDYNGDGHADVAVANSSTTTMSVLMNDGDGTFGTKVDYITGTTPLNPTTADFDGDGKADLAVVNNGSTTVSVFINSGTGSFRPKVDYATGAGPNTVTSGDLNGDGKPDMAVSNFSTTTVSIYINNGNGTFATQVPYTAGSNPLVVSMADMNGDGKADLVMPLWSNSAVAVLFNRTSTLLYASAGTGGYVSIGTPHMKAKLTVSNTNNGVMTGAYIYSSGAVLALDARTLSGAKTPHLLFGYRGAFDTRITRTSTGSLTFASNTGVLLTLNTERADATGNVFQIISDATTSFGGPDENKVFRIQANGATFADGAYTSNGADYAEWFYSGNEKLKSGEVVCIDITKNNTVKRCLNEADSNVMGIVSTNPAFIGNGITGADGIIPPGYALIGLIGQVPTKVIVSGTGSIRPGDALTPASTPGYARKAMPGESTVGVALEGIASGEGVINVLISRRNSSMTVDAVGQKVLDTIASMKIGDEVQLMVASSLENLNVDSQIQEEVQKQVSGIKSYDADILSLQTELDDLKNQLALIKSQTGSTTTVITTTGSALAADLTAATLVLEQTLATGGDARIGGDLHLDGTLMASSLFVPNGLSIDGGATITGTLAATTIHSTSGATIDGTLTVNGDIRISSGSLLFDSGATLSLSDLVVERSLIILGDITIDGLARFFGNVIIHGELILSNKQAGFALIPKSGTSVTVLFGSGGLSGIPVVTASPDTPVLYGVKNATHSGFTINLAGPATADIRFSWIAMVTENAMTQTGAVALRDTSMIFPMGSDNIPVSSSMYWNACIRNIAIIDTDGKPHSCARYHEDYTWTHPDLLIEFLWNTNITPPLLHLPDGYTLEVTEDAESIRSAFTFGTNEAEPVTPEPTEGIIEETPAEPIEEETTPEEAASDTPASEDITPEEPATETEPIETTPADTSASETPSESSLDELTINPVVTEPEPEPAAEPTTEVSAPSDSSTGAAAQAEPAVTE